In Flavobacterium lacustre, a genomic segment contains:
- the bioB gene encoding biotin synthase BioB has product MSITKHNWTKDEIIAIYNKPLMDLLFEAATIHRENHDPNVVQVSTLVSIKTGGCSEDCGYCPQAARYHTDIEGNDLMSVNQVKAQALSAKSSGSSRVCMGAAWRNVKDGPEFDQVLEMVRTINKLDMEVCCTLGMITENQAQRLAEAGLYAYNHNLDTSEDYYKEVISTRGFEDRLQTIENVRKTSVTVCSGGIIGMGESIEDRAGMLVALSTLNPQPESVPINALVAVEGTPLEEEKPIEIWEMVRMVATTRIVMPQTQVRLSAGRTNMSREGQAMCFFAGANSIFAGDKLLTTPNPDVNEDMKMFEMLGLKPQKPFTKVVQPQTVEAADSKFAALGEKPKWSRPGHTIERNLEASVKGK; this is encoded by the coding sequence ATGAGTATTACAAAACACAACTGGACAAAAGACGAAATTATTGCAATTTACAATAAACCCTTAATGGATTTGCTTTTTGAAGCAGCTACAATTCACAGGGAAAATCATGATCCGAACGTGGTTCAAGTTTCTACTTTAGTATCGATAAAAACTGGTGGCTGCTCAGAAGATTGTGGTTATTGTCCGCAAGCAGCGCGTTACCATACGGATATAGAAGGAAACGATTTGATGTCTGTAAATCAAGTTAAAGCTCAGGCTTTAAGTGCAAAATCAAGTGGTTCTTCTCGTGTATGTATGGGAGCAGCGTGGAGAAATGTAAAAGACGGCCCTGAATTTGACCAAGTATTGGAAATGGTTCGTACCATCAACAAATTAGACATGGAAGTATGTTGTACACTTGGAATGATTACCGAAAATCAAGCGCAACGTTTAGCCGAAGCTGGATTATATGCTTACAATCATAATTTAGATACCTCCGAAGATTATTATAAAGAAGTAATCTCTACGCGTGGTTTCGAAGACCGTTTACAAACTATAGAAAATGTTCGTAAAACGAGCGTGACGGTTTGTAGTGGTGGAATAATTGGAATGGGAGAAAGTATTGAAGACAGAGCCGGAATGCTAGTGGCGCTTTCTACGTTAAACCCACAACCAGAATCTGTGCCTATTAATGCATTGGTTGCCGTTGAAGGAACTCCATTAGAAGAAGAAAAACCAATAGAAATATGGGAAATGGTTCGAATGGTTGCCACTACCAGAATTGTTATGCCTCAAACTCAAGTACGTCTTTCGGCAGGAAGAACAAACATGAGTCGTGAAGGTCAGGCGATGTGCTTTTTTGCTGGTGCCAATTCTATTTTTGCTGGTGATAAATTACTTACTACTCCAAATCCGGACGTAAACGAAGACATGAAAATGTTTGAAATGTTAGGTTTAAAACCACAAAAACCATTTACAAAAGTAGTTCAGCCACAAACGGTAGAAGCAGCAGATTCAAAATTTGCCGCTTTGGGAGAAAAACCAAAATGGTCAAGACCAGGACATACTATCGAAAGAAACCTTGAAGCATCTGTTAAAGGAAAATAA